The following is a genomic window from Chloracidobacterium sp..
GATCGCCGTTGGCTCCGACGCTGACATCGTTATCTTTGACCCCGAAGGCGAAACGAAATTCGGCGTCGAACACGAACACATGAACGTCGATTATTCTTCGTACGAAGGCTGGACGGTGAAAGGCCGCGTTGAAACGGTCCTTTCGCGCGGCCGCGTCGTTATCGAGAACGGCGAACACACCGGCAAACAGGGCGACGGGCAATTCATCAAACGCGGCGAGTGCGTGAAGATTTAATTTTGTGAGCGTCAATCTTTCGACAAGCGATGATCTTTCTGCCGTCCCTTATTTTTTATGGGACGAACCGATGACGAATGCGGAATTGCGGCAAAAATTGATCTCGGCTTCGGTCGAGGAACGCAATCGGCTTTTAGGGAAAATCTTGCGTGAAGCACGGGATACCGACGTATGGAAGTTCACTTCGCCTAAAGAGGTTTTGCAAGATTGGGATAAACTATCGCCTCACCTTGGCCGTCGGCGCAAGTTTTGGAGATTTTTGCTGGACTATTGGGAAAAGGAAGGTTTGATTGGTTAAGTCAACTCTAAGCGAATTACAAAACGATTTTCTACAGGCATTTTTTGCCCGTGAGAATCGTTTTTTTCTTTCCGGCGGCGCAGCCTTGGCCGGATTTTATTTTGGACATAGAGAGACGCACGATCTCGATCTATTCACGACGGAAAATGAGATAGAAAACGGTTTTCGGTTAGTTACTGAGGCTGCTAATGATTTGAACGCGATAGTCGAATCAATTCAAACATCGCCCGATTTTCGCCGCATTTTACTCAAGCGAGGAGATGAATCGATAATTATTGATCTGGTTCGTGAATACGTTTTTCAAGTCTCACCCGAAAAGAGCCTTATTAACGGAATTCGTGTAGATCCGCCTGAAGAGATATTGGCAAATAAATTTTGTGCGTTGCTCTCACGCTCGGAAATTCGCGATCTGATCGATGTACGTGAACTTGAAAAAGCCGGATTTAGTTTGGACAAAGCTCTCAAAGTTGCCGAAAAAAAAGATTCAGGGCTGACTCCTGCCATGCTTGCCTGGGTTTTGAGCCAGATACAACTTGGCGATGATCTGCAACCGCAAGGTGAAGTAACCGTTTCGGAATTAAGAGATTATCTTAAACATTTGATCGACAGATTAAAACGATTAGCCTTGCCGGAATGATCGTCATCGAGAACGGCGAACACACCGGCAAACAGGGCGACGGCCAATTCCTCAAACGCGGCGAGTGTGTCAGGGTGTAGGAGCGGCGATGCTTTCGCGCGTGGAACTTCCGATTTGCGATCCTGCTGCCGGTGAAGATCTGAAATTTCAAATTTGATATTGTGCGAAGAGAGCATATCGAGACAAATGAACGGCTGGATCGAGTCGCTGGAAAATTCTGCTATCAAGAGCGTGCGTTATCGGGATGACCGTGAGCGTTCGAAGATTCGTGAGCCGGAAGAGCGTGCCGAATTTGATCGTGAAATAAAGACGATGGTCGAAACGCCCGCGCCGGAACGCGAAGAGCAACGCCGAAGCGATACATAGATCAGGACGCCGACACTTTTTCCGGTGATCTGTAGATCAAGTTCGGAAATTTGGATCGTTTGGTTGTTGCGCTCGGATCGCCGATGCCGGATATTCGGTGAATGAGCCGAGGCCGACACGCCCTTGCGGGTCGGCATTGTGCAGGATCGCGCTATCGAGGCGTGATCATTTTAGTAAGCGTTATTTGAGGCGGTTCGGCAGCGAGCGTCTGGACCTCAGTGAAGAAGTTCTGAAAGAACGGCGTCGCAAAGTGTTCATCGATCGCAGCCTTGGACTTCCAAGTTTCATGCCAGACGAAAACCGTCGGGTCGTCAATGGCCTGATGGATGTCGTAATTGATGTTGCCCTCCTCGGCACGCGAATCAGCCGCGATCGCCATAGCGGCCACTTTGGCGGCCTCGACCGCATCTTCCTTTACCTTTAGTCGAGCTATAAGAACGATCTCGTCACTCATTGTATATTTCCTCCGTCGTTAATTAGATCAAAAAGACGCTGAAAGTCTAACACAGACATACTGGATTTTCTTCTTCTATGGAGTCCAAAGTGTTTGTATAATACCTGCGTCCTTGAGCTTGCTTATGAAACGCTGTCCTGTATGCAGACGAGATTATTATGACGACACTCTGATGTTTTGTCTTGATGACGGGAATGGGCTGCTTGAGGGGCCGGCAACCAGGCCAGAACGAGACTCCGGGCTTAGATCCGGCGACGTCGATCCGCAGACCGCGATCTTTCACGAGAAGGCGGTGCCTTCCTACTTTGACGAGTCGCCGACACTCGCACTCAGTAACGGCTTAGCAAAGGCGCACGACAACGATCAGTTGCCGAAGTCTGAACCGTCAGAAAGCGTGAGGTCGATCGCTGTGCTGCCGTTCGCCAACATGAGTGCGGATGAGGATAACGAATACTTTTGCGACGGTTTGGCCGAAGAGATACTGAACGCGCTAGCCCATATAGATAAGCTTAAGGTCGCGGCGAGGACATCTGCATTCTCGTTCAAAGGGCGAAACACCAACGTCAGCGAGATTGCGACGGCATTGAATGTGGACACGGTTCTTGAGGGCAGTGTACGGAAGTCGAACGGCCGCCTGCGGATCACGGCGCAGCTGATAAATACGGCGGACGGCTATCATTTGTGGTCCGAGCGATATGACCGCGAGTTAAAGGATATATTCGATGTGCAGGATGAGATCGCGGTGGCTGTGGTCGATGCGTTGAAGATCAAGCTTCTCGGCGAGGAAAAAGCCGCATTGCTTAAGCGGCATACCGGAGATCCGGAAGCTTATGAATATTATCTTCGTGGACAATCGCATTTTTATCGGTGGACACCCTTAGACTTCCGGAAAGCTATTGAGAATTTTGAACGTGCGATCGCGGCCGATCCCGGCTACGCGTCCGCTTACGCCGGACTTGCCGATGCTTACACGGAGCTGTCGTTCTTCTCGTTCTCGCCGATCGACGCGAGACAAAAGGCGACCGATGCCGCCAAAACGGCATTGCATCTTGACGACAGCCTCGCCGAAGCTCACAATTCGCTTGCACTCATAAAATTATACTTCGACTGGGAGTATGCGTCGGCAGAGGATGAGTTCAAAAGAGCGATCTCTCTGAATCCGCGCAGTTCCATTGTGCGTATGTGGTATGGATGGTACTTGGGCCTTATGGCGCGCTTTGACGAAAGCCTATTCGAGCTGCGTCATGCTCACGAGCTGGATCCATTGTCCGCTCCGAATAACAACGCGATCGGTGTGGTGTTGCTTTGGTCAGGAAGAACGGACGAAGCGATCGAACAGTTTCACGACGTGCTTGAATTGATCCCCGATTATCCGATCTCAAACACCTTTCTTGCTGAGGCTTACGACCAAAAGGGTGATATTGCTGCCGCCGTTGCGACCATTGAAAGGACGCCTCCGGAAACGATGGACCCGCAGGCGCTGTCAACTATGGGGTATATTTATGCAAGAGCAGGCAATCGTGAAATGGCGCGAAAGATCCTGAAGGATTTTGCCGATCGATCGAGTCATGAATATGTACCGGCGCTCAATCATGCGCAGATCTATGCGGGGCTTGGCGATCGGGACGAGGTCTTTGCTTCGCTGGAAAAGGCACTCGAAGAACGAGCGATCTGGATACCTTTTATTAAGGTCGATCATAAGTTCAGCGGGATGCGCTCCGATCCGCGATTCAAAGAGCTGCTGCGAAGAGCCGGTTTTATCGAGTGATCCGGTGTGAAGCGACGTCCGGTATTTTGATCGGGTCATACTGGCGACAACCCGCTGCAATGTTTGGCGGTTGAGAACACCGCCGAAAGATCGGCCCTGAATCTGTCTGAAAACTTATATGACTGAAACCATCTTGCACATCGACGGACGCGTTGAGTTAAATGCCGATGCCGAAGAGAGCATTCGCTCGTCGTCGCTTTATAACGACGACCTTGCACCTGTGCCGGTCGCGAAGCGTACATGGACGACCTATAACTACGCAGCTCTTTGGATCTCGATGGCGCACTGCATACCGACGTATATGATGGCGTCAGGCTTGATCTCTGCGGGGATGAATTGGTGGCAGGCGTTGCTGACCATTCTGCTCGGCAACATCATAGTGCTGGCACCAATATTGCTCAATTCACATCCGGGAACAAAATATGGAATTCCGTTCCCGGTGTTTGCGCGCGCCGCGTATGGAACGGCAGGGTCGAACTTGCCCGCGTTGATGCGTGCGTTGGTTGCGTGCGGATGGTTCGGCATACAGGCGTGGATCGGCGGTGAGGCTCTGCACACGTTCTTTAAGGCGTTCATCCCGGACTGGGAGACGCTGCTCGGCGGCCCGATCGGCGGCCATACACCAACGGTGTGGCTCTCGTTCCTTATATTTTGGGCGATGAATATCGCTATCATTTACAAGGGAATGGATCTGCTGCGGATCGTTGAGAACTGGGCCGCACCTTACGTTCTGGTGATGACCGCGATCCTGCTCGCCTGGATACTTTATCAAGCGGGCGGTATGGGCTTCTTGCTGCACGAGCCGGGGAAGTTCCGGACGTTCGGTGAATTCTGGCCGATCTTTGTACCGAGCCTCACGGCAATGATCGGCTTTTGGGCAACTCTCTCGCTCAATATGCCGGATTTTACGCGCTTCGGTAAAAGTCAGCGTGAACAAGCTGTCGGCCAGGTCGCGGCATTGCCGACGACGATGACACTTTTTGCCGCAATGGGCGTTTTGATAACGTCCGCAGCGGTCGTTGTATTTCCGCATATGAACCAAGCGGATGCTTGGGATCCGGTGAAGCTGGTCGGACAATTCTCTCAGCCTATGGTGGTCGCGATCTCGATGTTCACGGTCGTTGTTGCGACGCTTTCCGTGAACATCGCTGCGAATGTCGTGTCGCCCGCGAATGATTTCGCCAACGCTTTTCCGAAGCTCATTTCTTTTAGAACCGGCGGCCTGATCACCGGCATTATCGGTATATTGATGCAGCCGTGGAAGCTGCTTGCCGATCCGAGCGGCTACATCTTCGGTTGGCTTGTCGGTTACTCCGGCGGGCTTGGCTCGATCGCAGGGGTCCTTATCGCGGATTATTGGATCGTGCGGAGAAAGAATTTGCGGCTCGCCGACCTTTATCGCAAGGACGGCGAATATCGCGGCTGGAACTGGCGGGCCGTCGCTGCCACGCTGTTAGGTTGCTTTTTTGCGTGGATAGGGTTGATAATTCCAACTCTCAGCGTGCTCTATGACTACGCATGGTTCGTCGGATTCGCCATCGCATTCCTTTCGCATTTGGCATTCAGTTTTCGAACCCCACAACAGGAGAAGGTGCGATGATAAGAAAAACTAAATTTGCAGTGCTGCTGTTGGCCATCGCAACCGCTGTTTTGGGGATGACGACGTCCTACGGCCACGCCCAGAAGAAAGGTGAGCAGGTCGTACTCGCGAAGAATAAATTCAAGAACTTAAAAGTACTTGGCGATATGCCCGCCGATCAGCTTGGCAAGGTGATGAATATCTTTTCGGCATCGCTAAATGTGAATTGCAGTTTTTGTCATTACACCGACGATTTTTCGAAGGACGGCAAAGAGGAAAAAGACACCGCCCGTAAGATGATCGCGATGACATTCGCGATCAATAGAGATAATTTCGGCGGCGAGGCCGAAGTGTCCTGCAACACCTGCCACAATGGACGAATGCATCCGCGGAGCGGGCCGAGCCTCGTGCCGACGGAGCATTCCGCAGGGCACACGCCGCGTCCCGAACCGCCCAAAGTAAAACCTGATGCCGCCGACGTGATCGCAAAATTCGTCGCGGCGGTCGGCGGCGATAAGAAGATCGACAGCGCGATCATCACCGCAACACGAGTTGAGCCGGACGGAAAGACTACCGAGCCCGAGACCATCAATTACAAGGCCGGCAAGTATAGTTCAAAGACCGTTTACGATAAAGAATGGGTCACGGATATTTGGAATGGCGAGGCGGCCGCAAAGTTCAGTGCCGAGGGGCCGCACCGGCTTCATGCCGATGAGGCTGAGCAGATCAAACGCGAGTCGCAGCTTTTGTTTCCGGCGGCGATCGGCTCGGCATACTCGAAGTTCGAATATCGATTCACGGATGAGATCGACGGACGTAAAGTTCTGGTGCTGAATGCAACAACGGCCGACGGCCTGCGCGAACGCCTAAGTTTTGATGAACAGACCGGCCTGCTCGTTCGGCGTGTCGCGGTTACGCAGACAGTTCTCGGCGGTTTCGTCTATCAGGTCGATTACAGCGACTACAAAACGTTTGGGGGTGTGCAGATCCCGACGGTCGTGAAATACGCGATGCCAAATATTAGTTGGACGCGGAAAGTTACTGCGGTAAAGGTGAATGTGCCGGTCGCAGATGATGTTTTTGCGATGCCGAAGTCTTGAGCGAGGAGGAGATGAGATGTCACGAGTTATCAAAGCAGGGCTGATTCAGGCTCATAACGTTGGGGATCCGAACGCACCGATCGACGAGATCAAGAAAGGGAATATCAGCCATCAACTCAAATTTGTCGAAGATGCCGCAAAGCAAGGAGTGCAGATACTTTGTTTCCAAGAGATCTTTACGACGCCGTATTTTTGCGCCGAACAGCAGACGCGTTGGTACGAAGCGGTCGAACGCGTGCCGGACGGCCCTACTGTGAGGCAGATGCAGGATGTTGCCAAACAGTTCGGTATGGTTCTCGTCGTGCCGATCTATGAGGAAGAGCAGACCGGCATTTACTACAACACCGCGGCCGTTATCGATGCTGACGGCAAATACCTCGGCAAGTATCGCAAGAATCATATTCCGCATGTTGCACCGGGCTTTTGGGAGAAATTCTATTTTCGTCCGGGCAATTTGGGCTACCCGTGCTTTGATACGGCGGTCGGCCGCATCGGCGTGTACATCTGTTACGACCGGCACTTTCCCGAAGGCGCCAGATGCCTCGGGTTGAACGGAGCCGAGATCATTTTCAATCCATCGGCGACGGTCGCGGGCCTGAGCGAGTACCTTTGGAAGTTGGAACAGCCGGCACACGCCGTTGCGAACGGCTATTTTGTCGGCGCGATCAATCGCGTCGGAACTGAAGCACCGTGGAATATTGGCGAGTTCTACGGCCAGAGCTATTTCTGCGACCCGCGAGGGCAAATGCTTGCGGTCGGAACACGCGATCAGGACGAACTCGTCGTCGCCGATCTTGATATGGAAAAGATCCGCGAGGTGCGAAACACTTGGCAATTCTTCCGCGACAGGCGGCCTGACACCTACGGCGCGATCGTTGCAGACTGAACGGCGTAAGTGCCGTGCATAGAAATTCTGCGGCATCAGAATATTACTCAAGGTCGATATCCTCCCTTTGTCGGCGTCGAAATAGTAAGTGAGGGTAGCCTATGTCAAATCTTCCCATTGAACAGATAGAAGAAAACTTTGCCGATCTTTATCCTGCGATGACCGACAGCGAAGCGGCGATCGAGGCGAACCGCTGCCTCTTTTGCTTCGACGCTCCGTGCATGCACGCGTGCCCGACGCATATTGACATACCGGGCTTTATCAAAAAGATCGCGAACGAGAACCTGACCGGTTCGGCGCGTGTGATATTCGACGCGAACCCTGTTGGGGCGACCTGTGCACGCGTCTGTCCGGTCGAGGTGCTTTGCGAAGGAGCCTGCGTTGAAAAGACCTTGGTAAATAAACCGATCGAGATAGGGCGACTCCAGCGTTACGCTACCGACCATGCTCTGTCGAACGGCATTCGCATCTTCAAGAAAGGCGAATCGAACGGACGCACGATAGGAATTATCGGCTCGGGGCCGGCGGGGCTTTCGTGCGCAACGTATCTCGCACGGCTCGGCTACAGCGTAACGATCTACGACCGCCGTGAAAAGCCGGGCGGGCTCGACACCTACGGTATGGCCGAATACAAGATGACACAGGCAGTGTCGCTGGCCGAGATCGAGCCGGTCGCCGATCTTGGCGTCGAATTTCGCCAGAACGTCGAGATCGGCCGCGACATTCAATTCGGCGAACTCGAAACGGCTCACGACGCTTTGTTCCTTGCGGTCGGTCTCGGTGCAACCAACAAGCTGAATATTCCGGGTGAGGCTCTGGATGGCGTGATCGATGCACTTGACCTCATCGATCAGATAAAAACCCGAGATTGGAAAGGCATTACGATCGGCGATAGTGTGATCGTGCTTGGCGCCGGCAACACTGCGATCGATGCGGCGACCCAGTCGAAGCGGCTCGGTGCAAAGCGTGTTCGGCTTGTCTATCGCCGTACCGAAATGGAAGCTCCGGCGTATGATTACGAGATGGAACTCGCACACAAGGATGAGGTCGAGTTCGTTTGGCAAACAACTCCGCTGGCGATACTTGGTGACGAAAGCGTACGCGGGATCCGCGTGCTCGACGCTGCGGGCAGCGAACGCGATATCGAGTGCGATATGGTCATCAAGGCTATCGGTCAGACGAAACTTGTGAACTTCTTTACCGAGATCGCAGGCGTTAAGACAGATGAGATAGGCCGTCCTGTCGTCAACGCTTCAATGCAGACGTCAAAGCCCGGCATCTTCGCCGGCGGCGATTGCGTCAATGGCGGCGGCGAGGCTGTCGAGGCCGCGCAAATGGGAAAACTCGCCGCGATCGGGATCCATGAGACTCTTACCGGCGAGAAAGTAGAATTCGCCGGAGCGTTCCTACGCGACCCGCCAAAAGCACCTGTCGATCCCAATCCGCGTTAGGTTTACCACGCTCCGAGAATGATAAATATCTTGATATATCCATATATGTCGGTATAATGGTTATGGAGTTTGAATGGGATCCGAGCAAGGCGACAGAAAATTTTAGAAAGCATGGCGTATCTTTTTATGAAGCGGCTGAAGCTTTCTTTGACGAAAACGCCGTTGAGCTTTATGATGACGGCCATTCCGAAGACGAAGTGAGATTTCAATTGGTTGGTATTTCAAGTATCCGACTTCTTTTTGTCGGCTACACGGTGCGTGGCGAGAGCATTCGGATCATTACAGCTCGAAAGGCTAATGCGAAACAGGCGAGGTATTACAATGACCAAAAAAGATAAATTGCCGGCGTACACTGTTACAGAAGAAGAATATCAAGCGGAACTCGCTAGCGGCCTATCCGAAGACGAAGTGATGAAACCCGGTACATATAAGGTTCGCCGTTCGCCTTGGGCAGAAAAAATTAAAAAAGCCGGCAAGGTAAAGGTGACGATCTATCTTGACGGTGATGTTATCAGTTACTTTCGCGCCCGAGCCGAACAGCCCAATGCCGCCCCGTATCAAACCCAGATCAATAACGAACTGCGGAAGGTAATGGAAAACGGCACTGCGGACAGTGTTGAGAGCGATATTTTGAACAACAAGAAGTTTCTAAAGGCGCTGAAGAAAAAACTCGAAGCTGTATAAACCGCGCAAGTATGAAATTTTCTATTTATTAAACTAGGAACGTCAAAATCTGGTATGCCGCTCTTTAATATCGACATTGTCAACAAACTTGAGCAAATAAGAGAATTGCCTTTCAAGCTCGAGAAGGAAATTCAGGAATTGACGGAGCAAAACCTTACGACAATTTTTGGCCTTAATTTTGTTCGTTCCGAGTTTGCACTCAATAATTTTCGTATTGATACATTAGCTTTTGACAAAGACGCATCGAGCTTCGTGATCATTGAGTACAAACGGGACAAGAACTTTAGCGTGATTGATCAAGGCTATGCCTATTTGTCGCTGATGCTTAATAACAAAGCCGATTTCATACTCGAATATAACGAAAATTGTAAGGATACGTTGAAACGTGGCGACATTGATTGGTCGCAATCAAGAGTAATTTTCATTTCGCCAAATTTTACTGCCTACCAAAAAGAAGCCATCAACTTTAAGGATCTGCCAATTGAGCTTTGGGAAATAAATCGATATAACAACAAGACTATTAGTTACAGCCAAGTTAAGACTTCTGGGTCACAAGAAAGCGTCAA
Proteins encoded in this region:
- a CDS encoding tetratricopeptide repeat protein translates to MKRCPVCRRDYYDDTLMFCLDDGNGLLEGPATRPERDSGLRSGDVDPQTAIFHEKAVPSYFDESPTLALSNGLAKAHDNDQLPKSEPSESVRSIAVLPFANMSADEDNEYFCDGLAEEILNALAHIDKLKVAARTSAFSFKGRNTNVSEIATALNVDTVLEGSVRKSNGRLRITAQLINTADGYHLWSERYDRELKDIFDVQDEIAVAVVDALKIKLLGEEKAALLKRHTGDPEAYEYYLRGQSHFYRWTPLDFRKAIENFERAIAADPGYASAYAGLADAYTELSFFSFSPIDARQKATDAAKTALHLDDSLAEAHNSLALIKLYFDWEYASAEDEFKRAISLNPRSSIVRMWYGWYLGLMARFDESLFELRHAHELDPLSAPNNNAIGVVLLWSGRTDEAIEQFHDVLELIPDYPISNTFLAEAYDQKGDIAAAVATIERTPPETMDPQALSTMGYIYARAGNREMARKILKDFADRSSHEYVPALNHAQIYAGLGDRDEVFASLEKALEERAIWIPFIKVDHKFSGMRSDPRFKELLRRAGFIE
- a CDS encoding c-type cytochrome; its protein translation is MIRKTKFAVLLLAIATAVLGMTTSYGHAQKKGEQVVLAKNKFKNLKVLGDMPADQLGKVMNIFSASLNVNCSFCHYTDDFSKDGKEEKDTARKMIAMTFAINRDNFGGEAEVSCNTCHNGRMHPRSGPSLVPTEHSAGHTPRPEPPKVKPDAADVIAKFVAAVGGDKKIDSAIITATRVEPDGKTTEPETINYKAGKYSSKTVYDKEWVTDIWNGEAAAKFSAEGPHRLHADEAEQIKRESQLLFPAAIGSAYSKFEYRFTDEIDGRKVLVLNATTADGLRERLSFDEQTGLLVRRVAVTQTVLGGFVYQVDYSDYKTFGGVQIPTVVKYAMPNISWTRKVTAVKVNVPVADDVFAMPKS
- a CDS encoding NAD(P)-dependent oxidoreductase, producing the protein MSNLPIEQIEENFADLYPAMTDSEAAIEANRCLFCFDAPCMHACPTHIDIPGFIKKIANENLTGSARVIFDANPVGATCARVCPVEVLCEGACVEKTLVNKPIEIGRLQRYATDHALSNGIRIFKKGESNGRTIGIIGSGPAGLSCATYLARLGYSVTIYDRREKPGGLDTYGMAEYKMTQAVSLAEIEPVADLGVEFRQNVEIGRDIQFGELETAHDALFLAVGLGATNKLNIPGEALDGVIDALDLIDQIKTRDWKGITIGDSVIVLGAGNTAIDAATQSKRLGAKRVRLVYRRTEMEAPAYDYEMELAHKDEVEFVWQTTPLAILGDESVRGIRVLDAAGSERDIECDMVIKAIGQTKLVNFFTEIAGVKTDEIGRPVVNASMQTSKPGIFAGGDCVNGGGEAVEAAQMGKLAAIGIHETLTGEKVEFAGAFLRDPPKAPVDPNPR
- a CDS encoding antibiotic biosynthesis monooxygenase; the protein is MSDEIVLIARLKVKEDAVEAAKVAAMAIAADSRAEEGNINYDIHQAIDDPTVFVWHETWKSKAAIDEHFATPFFQNFFTEVQTLAAEPPQITLTKMITPR
- a CDS encoding BrnA antitoxin family protein, whose amino-acid sequence is MKPGTYKVRRSPWAEKIKKAGKVKVTIYLDGDVISYFRARAEQPNAAPYQTQINNELRKVMENGTADSVESDILNNKKFLKALKKKLEAV
- a CDS encoding acyltransferase: MSRVIKAGLIQAHNVGDPNAPIDEIKKGNISHQLKFVEDAAKQGVQILCFQEIFTTPYFCAEQQTRWYEAVERVPDGPTVRQMQDVAKQFGMVLVVPIYEEEQTGIYYNTAAVIDADGKYLGKYRKNHIPHVAPGFWEKFYFRPGNLGYPCFDTAVGRIGVYICYDRHFPEGARCLGLNGAEIIFNPSATVAGLSEYLWKLEQPAHAVANGYFVGAINRVGTEAPWNIGEFYGQSYFCDPRGQMLAVGTRDQDELVVADLDMEKIREVRNTWQFFRDRRPDTYGAIVAD
- a CDS encoding BrnT family toxin, yielding MEFEWDPSKATENFRKHGVSFYEAAEAFFDENAVELYDDGHSEDEVRFQLVGISSIRLLFVGYTVRGESIRIITARKANAKQARYYNDQKR
- a CDS encoding nucleotidyl transferase AbiEii/AbiGii toxin family protein; its protein translation is MVKSTLSELQNDFLQAFFARENRFFLSGGAALAGFYFGHRETHDLDLFTTENEIENGFRLVTEAANDLNAIVESIQTSPDFRRILLKRGDESIIIDLVREYVFQVSPEKSLINGIRVDPPEEILANKFCALLSRSEIRDLIDVRELEKAGFSLDKALKVAEKKDSGLTPAMLAWVLSQIQLGDDLQPQGEVTVSELRDYLKHLIDRLKRLALPE
- a CDS encoding NCS1 family nucleobase:cation symporter-1; translation: MTETILHIDGRVELNADAEESIRSSSLYNDDLAPVPVAKRTWTTYNYAALWISMAHCIPTYMMASGLISAGMNWWQALLTILLGNIIVLAPILLNSHPGTKYGIPFPVFARAAYGTAGSNLPALMRALVACGWFGIQAWIGGEALHTFFKAFIPDWETLLGGPIGGHTPTVWLSFLIFWAMNIAIIYKGMDLLRIVENWAAPYVLVMTAILLAWILYQAGGMGFLLHEPGKFRTFGEFWPIFVPSLTAMIGFWATLSLNMPDFTRFGKSQREQAVGQVAALPTTMTLFAAMGVLITSAAVVVFPHMNQADAWDPVKLVGQFSQPMVVAISMFTVVVATLSVNIAANVVSPANDFANAFPKLISFRTGGLITGIIGILMQPWKLLADPSGYIFGWLVGYSGGLGSIAGVLIADYWIVRRKNLRLADLYRKDGEYRGWNWRAVAATLLGCFFAWIGLIIPTLSVLYDYAWFVGFAIAFLSHLAFSFRTPQQEKVR